The Coregonus clupeaformis isolate EN_2021a unplaced genomic scaffold, ASM2061545v1 scaf1159, whole genome shotgun sequence genome contains the following window.
TATAtgagctgtgatcaaggcaataGGAAGAGTACAACATGATGATGTAGACAAAAAGGCAGCTAAACAGCTATAGTCTGTCCTGATATCTCCTGAAGCAACACCTGGCAACCTCTAGTAGGGCCTGTAGTATGCTGGTCATAGAAACTAATCAACTCTACGAGTTAGTGAAGGTCCTTTATCCAATACAACACTTGTTTGGAATCCCTCTACAACCGTGTTTCAGATTATAATTGTATTGATTTCAAATTGTCTATAATTTGACTCAGTTTTCCCTCACTGTTAATTCTCCTATGAATTAAGAGAGGTGTCAAGCCCGGTCTTTCCAAGAGAGAAAATGTACCCTCTGGCTTTTAAATCTGAACTCAGCTCATGCCATCAAGTATGTAGGGCTAACTATAAGTCAGTTATAGTGATGTTGAGAATCATAAATGTGACCATGGCCCTCACTCCTCCTGCCCCCATGCCCGCAGGCTAGCCTTCAGCTGACAGCGCTTGTGCTTCATGGTGAGGCCGTACTCTGGGGTCATGTCCAGTGGGTGTCCAGGTTTCTCCTGGAAGCGCAGCCTTTGGAGCAGGATGGCCAAGAAGAGGTAGACCTCATTGCGTCCGATGGCCTCACCGATGCAGCGGCGCTTGCCCATGCCGAATGTGAGCACCTTTCCCCCTCCGGCTTGTTGAGTTCTGTGCCATCAGCACTCAGGAAACGGTCAGGGTTGAATGAAGAAGGCTCCTTCCACAGCTCCCTGAAGAGCACAGAGGTAACAATTTACATTAAGTTCTTGTTATACCTGTGTAGTAACACTGTAATTACTACAGTAACAACACTGTTGTTGCACAGTAGTTTAGTAGTTGCATAGTAATGGAGTTGAGCAGTTTTAGTTTAAAAATTCTACTCACGGGTCATGGTTGACCTGCCACTGGTTGATGAAGACACAGGTGTCCTTGGGAATGAAGTAGCCATTGAGGGATGTATCCTTGACCGTGCTGAAAAAATATTGACAATACCAGAGTCAGACCATGTGTCTATAATGTGTAACTGATATTGTAAATGTCTGTTTGGCTGATATTGTAAATGTGTGTTTTGAGCAGGTGCAAGTGCAACTCACCAGTGTGGGATGGTGAACGGCATGAAGGAAGAGTGCCGGAAGATCTCCAGGATGAAAGCTTCCAGCAGAGGTAAGTTGGTTTTGTCTGAGAGACGGGGAGTGCGATTCATTCCCACCTTTTTCTCTGTTGGGAGGACAATAGAGAACATTGGTTATCAAAAGATGAATGGGACAGGTGGTGACAGGTCAGTAAGCCACAATATTTGGAATCATGactccatagaattacatatagaactgATTTATAGGATCTCTCTGTGGATGATTCATTTAATTTAGGGATCAGAACTATCTGTTAAAACCAGCAAGTTTCAACTTACTCAGTTCCTGATGCAGTCTTTCCTGGATCTCTGGGTAAGCCACAAGGTACACAACAGCCCATGACAGAGCTGTGCTGATGGTGTCGAAACCTTGAGAGGGAGACAGAAGCCGCATTGTATAATTAAAACGTCCTCCAAATGTGCATTTTTTTTCAATGAGGTGGAGTGACTCAGCATAACTGTTGCGTTACTTTTAACTCAACTCACCTGCCCCAAACAGATCATTGACAATGCCCACAATTTTCTCATCAGACACCTGGACGTTGGCGTTCTCATCTAGTTTCCTGTCCTCACAGTGGTCAATGAGGGAGTCAGTGATGTCACGGATGTTGTCCTGAAAACAGAACAATGGACAATCAGTATCACAGACAACAAACAGCAATAGATCAAACATGGAATGGAAACATGTAACATCTTTGAAACATGATGCAATGTATTATTTACCTTGTCATAGGTTTCATAGTGCTCGCTGACAATCCTCTGCACAAAGGTGTTGAAACGGTCATTGATATCCATAAACCTCTTCATGGTGCGGTTGGGTAGGTAACGAAGGAAGGGAATGAAGTCTGCAGGGTTGCCGCTGCCCACCACCTTTCCAAACTCATCACTCATGTTCACCAAGCCCAACAGCTCCTGGTCATCATGACTGTAGCGCCGGCCGAAGCACATTCCACAGATGACGTTGGCCACCGATACGACAATATGGCGGAAGGGGTCAAAGCTGCCACTGACATCCATGACGGAGGTCAGCTGTTTTACTAGGTACTCTCCCTCCTTGCAGACGTGCTCCTCCAGGGCACAGGAGTACTCAGGGGTCGATCCCTCCAGGGTGGCGAAAGAGCGGAGGGCACTCATAGCTAGCTTGCGGCGGGCGCGCCACACTCCAGACTTGTCGGTGCTGAAGGCCAGGCTCTTGCCGTCGTTGATGTACTTGAAGCTGTATAGATCGGGCCTCCCGGCGAAGTCTTCCCCTTGCTTGATAAGAGCCTGGCGGACTGTCTCGCTGCCACTCAGAACAACCACTGGCCGCATCCCTATCTGGATCTGGTAGACTGAGCCGTAGCGCTCGCTCATGGCAGTCAGGCTGAGGTGAGGGTTGTTCTGCACCTCCAGCACATTCCCGATGATGGGCAGGGGCCTTGGTCCTGGGAGCCGTTTCAGTCCCTCTGGGATCTCTGTGTGCATGTACTTCATGAACATGTACACCAGGCATAGTGTTACCATGGCCACCAGCCCCTCAGACACAGAGACTGAGCCAATAATGGGTAGTATCATGAGAACCATATTGCTGTTTTTTTTTAGTGGCTTCTGCACAATCTGTAAGAAGGAGAGGTACATGTTTTAGTGATTAATAGTGAGCAAGAAAGATACTCCAGCTGAGTAATAAACATTGCTTGAAAACATTGTTCGAAAATTGCATTGGGGGGAATTACGCAAGAGTGTGCCCATGCTGACTGCATTGCTTTACGCATACAGTCCGATGTACTTTACGCATGGCGCACTCACACCTTTCACGCTCTTTGCAAGCCACCCTACTCTACCAGTCGCGTAAACATAGGCTACATAaagtctgtatatatatatattttaaagcccTTAACTGTTATATTGCCTACACGTACGTAAAACTGCCAATTTTTTCGATTAGATTACACTAAAAAGAAGACTCAAGAATAAACGGTACAAGATAACATTATATAATGCGTTTTGGAGCTTGTTATTTTGTAAAACAGTACTAATATTATGTGAAAAATAGTTAATAAATGTCATTTCGACACTTCATTCACAACAAAAAGACACCTGCTATTCCAACATCTGTTTACTTGTTCTTAAGTTAAATGTAAATAAATTACACGCAGAATTAGTCATTTTTATTACCTTCCGTTATGAGCCAAATGAGCCGTCTTGCAGGGAGATCGAAGAAGTTTGCAGGTGAGGTTAAATGTAATACAAAGCTTTTTCTCTTGCTAAAAGAGAACTCAGTTTCTCTGTACTTAGAAGTAAGAATGGGCACTTCTTTTATAGAGCGCTTCTCAGCTCCATTGGCTGATGTCTGAGTGacgaaacctctctctctctctttctctcttggcTTGCCAGGAGCAGCGGCTCTCTCTGAAGGAGAGGTATAATAAAATATTAAGCGGAAACATCAATGAGTAGtgtttacaatatatatatatatatactgtaagcGTGCCTTTATTATAAAAAGAAACGTCTAAGAGTGCATGCTTTCACTAATATATCAGTGATGGGCCctattgaaaaaatatatacatacaatTTCATATAGTTTGTTATATAAAATTTTTTTGAATGTCTATCCATAGAGAAATTCAATAGACTGCATGTTTTCTTTTCGAACAAGCCATTCTCAGTAGGCTCCTCCACGTTCATATGACTTGGGACCAAATAGTCccacaattttttattttatatatttttttacatttttagatttgatttgaGGTTTACATCAGAATGACTGGATGAGCCGCTTTTCAGATGTTCATTAGCCTGTTGGAGGGAGTTATAAAACAGACTATACAGAAGAAGCCAGACAGGTAAGAGGAATATAGGACCCATTGATTTGTGGAATGATCACCAATTAAATGTGCAATTGAAGTAGAGCAATTGAAATGTGTTATTGTGTAATaacaatacaaaaatacaatCAGCCTCACTTAACCATTATATATCATCATAATCATAAGCACAACCATGTAGATGTAGACCTATAATCACTATCATACGTATGAATCATACTACGCATCCtacttttttattgtatttttttatttaacctttatttaaccaggtaagccagttgagaacaagttctcatttacaactgcgacctggccaagataaagcaaagcagtgcgataaaaacaacaacaacacagagttacatatggaataaacaaaatgtacagtcaataacacaatagaaaatctatatacagtgtgtgcaaatatatatacagtatgtggaggtaaggcaataaataggccatagtgcaaaataattacaatttagtattaacactggattgatagatgtgcagaagatgatgtgcaaatagagatactggggtgcaaatgagcaaaataaataacaatgtaaataacaatatgggatgaggtagttgggtgggctaattacagatgggctgtgtacaggtgcagtgatcggtaagctgctctgacaactgatgcttaaagttagtgagggagataagtgtctccagcttcagagatttttgcagttcgttccagtcatttgcagcagagaactggaaggaatggcggccaaaggaggtgttggctttgggggtgaccagtgagatatacctgctggaacgcatactacgggtgggtgttgctatggtgaccaatgatctaagataaggcggggatttgcctagaagtgatttatagatgacctggagccagtgggtttggcgacgaatatgtagtgagggctagccaacgagagcgtacaggtcacaatggtgggtagtatatggggctttggtgacaaaacggatggcactgtgatagactacatccaatttgctgagtagagtgttggaagctattttgtaaatgacatcgccaaagtcaaggatcggtaggatagtcagttttacgagggtatgtttagcagcatgagtgaaggaggctttgttgcgaaataggaagccgattctagatttaactttggattggagatgcttaatgtatAATGTTATAGATGTGGTAATTATAtttgtatattttgttttatttatttgtttaggcctatatattaatatgtattttattatttatttattaccttTAATGTTAGGGTATTGGGCCTAATATTGCAGGCTATGGTAGGCAGTAGGCTAACAAGCCATACTGAAAAAAGGCAATTGATCCACTCCTTATTAACATGTTATGAGCTATTTATCTTAAAGTATATAGAACATATTCATGAAAACAATTATATAAAGCACATTGTATAAGGATGACAGTACTTTGGGGCTGATCCAAATATGTGTATTCTTAATGATCTATTGAACATCAACTCTTCAACAAGTAATTTAAAGACACAAACGTAATCACTATTTTCAAAAGTAAATTGACCATCAGTGTCTGATCTGTTTCCAGTGATATTCATTTTTATATTTAATTATTAGCAAACATCAACATTTCCTCTTTAAATACTTTTGAAATTGTTATGCATGCGTTATTAAGTCATAGACCCTTTGGCAATCTTTCCTTTAGGCCTACTCGTTGCAACAGATTTCGATAGCGTGCAAAGGTGTAGCCTATCCCAGGCGGGAATAACTTACAGCCCGAAGTACTTTTAATCAAGAGACATCTTTGACAGTTTGATAAATCTCACTCAACCTGTCAACAGTATAAACGGTGGAGTATATAAGGACAATGGGAAGACGTGTGCGTCTTATTAACTTATAGGAAACAAATGTAGCCTACCTATCAAGTGTGTCATGGAGGATAAAACATTCGATTGTGATAAGAGACTATATTGTCTTGTCTGCTTGTGTAAGCTATCCAAAGGGTTTGACTTCGGATCACTGTTGTGTTAATCAATATCCCAATTGGGACTTACCCAAAGGTAAGTTATATGTATCAAGACCTAGAATAGAGTCGTCTAGACCTCAACACCTACAACACACCATTCTGAGCGGAGTCTGTTTTGAAACAAGTCGTGATAAAAACTTTCAAATGCCATCGCGTGCGTGCACCTGTTAGCACTCGAGTTAAAGATTGGCCAAGTTGCGTGAGAGCGCTTTGGCCAAGCCCTCGCCTCCCCAGCCCTTGGTtgaggatggggggggggggattctaTAAGCACTGCAGGGGTGAAAGGGTAAATGAGTTCATTACCCTTACAGTCTCTCTTCTTTTAGGAAATACTGCAGGGGTGAAAGGGTAAATGAGTTCATTACCCTTACAGTCTCTTCTTTTGGGAAATGTACATCCTATTCCAGATAGCCTACTGACAGTGAATATATATCGAGTCTGCACAGCAATACGAGGGATTTCCAACATAGTTGGAACATAGACTGAAACATTCTCAGCGGTAATGAGCCTATCGACTGAAAAGGACCTATTGACTATAAGCACCATTGATATAGAAAGCTTTATGGTTATGGCACCATGCACACAATCTGTTCCTCAGAATTAAATGTTCTTATTTCAACAACGTATTTTGGATGCATATAAGCTTTTCCTGTTAACCAGCATCATATTAGGCTGGCTGTTAGCCAATATGCTTTGATTGATAAACATAACTTGTTGCTGGGAAAATGTCATAGGTTATGGGCTTTTCAATCTCACTCGGCTAAATCCTAACTTAATATCCATGTGCGTAATTAGACATTTAACCAAATCTCATATCGATGCAGGATTTACGCGCAGACATGCGTTATTATGCACGCATATCTCTATTATTCGGGCCACAATGGCCTGTCCATATACAAATAAACACGCTGAAATGGTTTACTATTGGCTTGTAGGCATAGGCCATAGAAAAGGCAAGGATGTTTTAATTAAGTTTTTAATGAAGACAATTATGGTTAATTAGGCTTTATTTTAAGCATTGATCTCTTTGTTGTTTTATGTTTAGTTGTTCTCTATATCATAATTTCTAACATGTAAATGGCTTTATCTTCATTGACTTTTGTCTACTTGACAATATGCCTCTATTTTTTGTCTTGGCAGTATGCCTGTATTTCAActtccattaaaaaaaaaacatgttttaggcaggagcaattagggttaagtgccttgctcaagggcacatcgacagatttttcacctagtcggctcggggattagaaccagcgacctttcggttactggcacaacgctcttaaccactgagctacctgccgcctatgtGTTATACATTCTGTTTTGGGTTAACTGTACGCATTCACAATGGGTGTAACTTTATTGTAATTTAAATAATTAGCATACTTCAACTTGAAGATGTCTCAAGACATTTAATTGCATAGGCATTTCAGTGTATGAATGTGTGGCTATTAGAGAGCATCACccgacatttacatttacaactGTGTAAAGAGGCATTAGATTCCTAAATGTTTAAACATTTAGATGATCATTCCTGGAATCCTGGATTACAACTAGAAGGCAACCGAAAATGTGCAGGCTTTTGAGGAAAGTCAAGTATCACTCCAAAGCTAAGATAAAAGACGCCAACGTGTAATTGAAATTATGAAAAACAATACACTAATTTACCACTGTTTGAGGCGTATGAACACTATAATAATATTGAGAGACGATAGAGTAAAAAAAAAAGCGTAAAGTCTATTTCCAGCTCTAAAttgcttctttttttctcctCCGAGATAGGCCTACACACCGTATTATTGCCATGCTCAATATGATGGATAATGCCAGTCGCTGGGCTTTCGCCCACTCGCCGCGCGTGCCCCTCAGCGTTGCGTCGCTGGTCCTGCAGTTCGCGTGAGAAAGCTCCCGCACGGAGGGGTGGGCTTGGTCTTCGGGACAATCCTAAATCTGCTTGGTCAGTCACGCGAAGGCAGTAGCCCATGGAAAGACACAAGGGTCTTAAACACTGCAGAACAAAGAGCGCAGGACGTGATACTTTTTATTGGTCAAGGAGGTGCACATATTCGCGCGCTGTAGCTTCTTTTAAATGCGAGGATCTTGGGCTTTGGAGTCATGCGATCTACCACTCAGGCTTCACGCAGGCATGCAACTGGCTGGCTGAAGTCAACTGCTTAAATCCACCAAATACCAATTGCCCTGGATAGTCACGGTAATGCCAACCATGGCAGGTACCTTCGCGTGTGAACTTGGAAAACATTTTATGACATTTCAAAGAGCTGCTTAAAACAATTGCTCCAAATGAGACTGTTCACTGGTACAAAGGACACAGTCAAAGGCTGATTTATTAAGCATAAACATAAAGTATATAATCACACTAAGCATTACGCACAGCattgtgagaggagagggagacgatAGCGTGAGAGGCCATGGGACGGACATTCCATACAGGTCCTGCATTCAACGTAAACATCATCAGGATCACACCCGTTTGAAATAGGCTTCTCTGTTCATGTTGTTATGGTCTAACACACCACTCCCTGCTCATCATTAGTGACCTGCTCAATGAACTCCAACAATTTGTATGACCTCTAACAATCACAGTTGCAAATACATGGAATTCAATTGAGGACAATAACGTGACAAATATCAATAGGAAATGTTCAAGTAGGCGTAGTCAGGTTAGGGATCCATGACATGTCACACACATACATCCAGAATGCCCATTTACAGAGCTCACATCATAACCAAAACACTGTTTAGCCCACAGCAAACTGAAACTCCCTTAAATAATCTCCCTTTCTGAGTAATGACTGTAAAGGCAGCTGAAGTCTTCAGTCCTTTGGCACGCAATAACCAAGCACCTGTCACACACCTTCAAACCAGGTATTTATGTGAGAGTGAGGGAATTTTTTGTGAGTGGGTTTGCATGTGTGTGAGGGCGTGTTGTTGTGTGTGCATGAGGGATGTGAGTTTGTTATGGAGAAGGTCAACTAACCCCTGTACACAGACTCTGGTAGTTAGAGCAATTAACCACTCAGGTGACAGGTCAGATTGGTGCATTCCCCTCTCAGTCTTTTATTCTAGTCTGTAGACACTAGACATAACTATCTGTGCTACCAGAGGTTTGGAAGTGTCTTCTTTGAACTCTCAGGAAAATGAAACAGCTGCATGAACAGAgacaggagggaagagagagaaaatatcaCCATTGTTCATACATGCAATGCCAAAGCACACAACACTTATGTTATTACTGTTTATACtatgttattactgtgttattacCACTTTTGTTATTACCAATTCTATGGAGTAATGTAAACCCTGAAAAAGCTAATGACATCTCCTACTATGCAGATGTTTTAGGGACGATCATCTGAGAGGATTTGACTCCGTCTTTCCTTTTGACTTGAAGATGGCCCAAACTCAAAGAAGGAAGAATGTGTAGTCTTTTTAAGTGCAGGGAGCGATGCCTTGATCAGTGGGAAATCagccatgtggctcagttggtagagcatggcgcttgcaacacaggggttgtgggttcgattcccacagggacCAATACAAACAAGAAAAAACATATTTGAAAAATGTAATCGCTGTGCATAAACTAAGACAACGAtctcagtaatgggtgcaataagTACAAAtagtaacagattggattagtttataaaaaatgtatgttatttgtctttgtgtagcataagattaatcaaccaaTTAATGTACATGCCAAAACACAgacattgaaacaaacaattgtgaaaatcaacctgcaatagagcatgctgggaaatatgatcatgatgggcgtggttttgagTGTTTTACTCCACACAGATAAAAATGACAAAATCACACTCAACTCTGTATATTAATACCAACAcaggggttattttacaccactgagtgttgaatgtaactcctgaatcaacactagaaatgttagactgaaaaatcaacactaggtaaaACTGGCCAATAAGCTGTGTACCATACTATACATTGCTGGTTCACTCATCCTCCCTTCTATTCTCCTACTCTCTGCTCAATAAATTCACAGAAAATACTCATTTGAAAAACAGAAATCATGGCAAAGATATCAACTATgtcagtactgtatatgtaaaatgaTTAAGGGAATACCAGATACAGTACATGCATAAATATTCCCATTTACAGTTAATACAATTATCACAGCTATCTTTCTAAATGTATCTGATTACTCAAACTCCTGATGTTAAAGTTTAAACACGAGGTAAACATTGTTGCTCAGGCacaatttaaaataaataaataaataaatagaagaAGCTTATTCTGATTCAGaagggttctatgtagaaccctttttgccTCCAAAGAATCCTTCTTGCTTTCCAAAGAATAatcaaagaaccctttcttccaaaatCGGCTTTTAGGATGAAAAAGGTTCTAGGTTGAACTCTTTGCCTAACAAAGAACCcttgtcttccaaaaagggttcATTCTTCAGATGAAAACgtttcttggtagaaccctatccctctacaaataacccttttggaacttttttttctaagaatgtaggCCATGACACTACTCATGAATGTGTGAATGTGACCTCATACAAACCCCCTCTGGCTTAAGGAAGTCAACACGCAATCACTTACACTATACACAAACGGTAATTGAGAAACATTCTGTCTCGCTCGCTCCCGCGGCCGGCTCGAAGTGCACAAACAGGCATGCTGGGGTTgggaacagggagaggagggggccGGTCCCGGTATTGTATCACCTTCCCCTCACGGATCGGAGTGAATACCACATTAGTAACTGAGCTAACAgtcccggtctctctctgtccttatgCAAGCCAAAGTTCAAAATGCTCA
Protein-coding sequences here:
- the LOC121583017 gene encoding LOW QUALITY PROTEIN: cytochrome P450 1A1 (The sequence of the model RefSeq protein was modified relative to this genomic sequence to represent the inferred CDS: inserted 1 base in 1 codon); this translates as MVLMILPIIGSVSVSEGLVAMVTLCLVYMFMKYMHTEIPEGLKRLPGPRPLPIIGNVLEVQNNPHLSLTAMSERYGSVYQIQIGMRPVVVLSGSETVRQALIKQGEDFAGRPDLYSFKYINDGKSLAFSTDKSGVWRARRKLAMSALRSFATLEGSTPEYSCALEEHVCKEGEYLVKQLTSVMDVSGSFDPFRHIVVSVANVICGMCFGRRYSHDDQELLGLVNMSDEFGKVVGSGNPADFIPFLRYLPNRTMKRFMDINDRFNTFVQRIVSEHYETYDKDNIRDITDSLIDHCEDRKLDENANVQVSDEKIVGIVNDLFGAGFDTISTALSWAVVYLVAYPEIQERLHQELKKKVGMNRTPRLSDKTNLPLLEAFILEIFRHSSFMPFTIPHCTVKDTSLNGYFIPKDTCVFINQWQVNHDPELWKEPSSFNPDRFLSADGTELNKPXGGKVLTFGMGKRRCIGEAIGRNEVYLFLAILLQRLRFQEKPGHPLDMTPEYGLTMKHKRCQLKASLRAWGQEE